In Apium graveolens cultivar Ventura chromosome 10, ASM990537v1, whole genome shotgun sequence, the following are encoded in one genomic region:
- the LOC141690532 gene encoding uncharacterized protein LOC141690532 gives MEILARFERASGQKVNLAKSSVFFSTNTRADVRQHLCNTLQIEEASEDCMYLGLPDMMKRSKVATLGFLKDKVRRRTKSWDGKLINQGGKEVLVKSVIQSLPTYAMSVFLLPLEITKDVERWLAFH, from the exons ATGGAAATTTTGGCAAGGTTTGAGCGTGCTTCAGGGCAGAAGGTGAACTTAGCTAAATCATCGGTTTTCTTCAGTACTAATACAAGGGCAGATGTGAGACAACATCTTTGCAATACTTTACAAATTGAAGAAGCTTCAGAGGATTGTATGTATTTGGGTTTGCCTGATATGATGAAAAGAAGCAAGGTGGCAACGTTGGGTTTTTTGAAGGACAAAGTAAGGAGAAGAACGAAAAGCTGGGATGGTAAGCTTATCAATCAGGGTGGAAAGGAGGTTCTGGTTAAGTCAGTCATTCAGTCTTTGCCTACATACGCCATGAGCGTATTCCTTTTGCCTTTAGAGATAACCAAAGATGTGGAACGCT GGTTGGCGTTTCATTAA